A single window of Cololabis saira isolate AMF1-May2022 chromosome 24, fColSai1.1, whole genome shotgun sequence DNA harbors:
- the sctr gene encoding secretin receptor: MRKVEILGVLLLTQAKLSLGCHPHVNLVNDEEKCIQDLLLFNSNKATENNVSAHCQGMWDGLNCWPPAALGETVSQPCPKVFNSEGKVHRNCTASGWTDLLIPDQDACGYTFNETLHFLGEASDSHLYFSYVKTMYTVGYTLSLISLTIAITIFSLFRKLHCTRNYIHIQLFISFILRAIFIFIRDALLFDDEEMYQCDHYPVACKIMLMFSNYCILANYSWLLAEGHFLYTLVSRSFFSLKKHLVWYIVLSWGLPLIVIFFWGCAKYFYEDEGCWDTKRLEWIWWILRVPVLLTLSVNLFFFLGILRILVSKLRMPDSQRNEFCQYKRLIKSTFFLVALFGLHYILFVVVPAEISSSLNKIRMFAELALSSTQGFVVAILYCFMNGEVQQEFRRRWRRWKLTQHLPSRPRQHHNSISHSGSAHTQVSLLPCSPGSPTNSSLPAEM; encoded by the exons atgagaaaagttgaaattttgggGGTCTTACTATTAACTCAG GCAAAATTATCTTTGGGTTGTCATCCCCATGTAAATCTTGTAAACGATGAAGAAAAGTGCATACAggatctgctgctttttaactcAAACAAAGCAACAG AAAACAATGTCAGCGCGCACTGCCAGGGGATGTGGGACGGCCTGAACTGCTGGCCACCTGCTGCTCTCGGGGAAACGGTTTCTCAGCCATGCCCCAAGGTTTTTAACTCTGAAG GAAAAGTGCATCGCAACTGCACAGCCAGTGGATGGACGGACCTGCTGATTCCAGATCAGGATGCATGTGGTTACACCTTTAATGAGACACTCCACTTCCTTGGAGAG GCCTCAGACTCCCATCTGTACTTCTCCTACGTGAAGACCATGTACACCGTTGGATACACGCTCTCTCTCATCTCTCTCACCATCGCCATCACCATCTTTTCCTTATTTAG GAAACTGCACTGTACCAGGAACTACATTCACATCCAGCTGTTCATCTCCTTCATCCTGAGagccatcttcatcttcatcagagACGCTCTGCTGTTCGATGATGAAGAGATGTACCAGTGTGACCACTACCCG GTGGCGTGTAAGATCATGCTGATGTTCTCCAACTACTGCATCCTGGCCAACTACAGCTGGCTGCTGGCGGAAGGCCACTTCCTCTACACGTTGGTGAGCCGCTCCTTCTTCTCGCTGAAGAAACACCTGGTCTGGTACATCGTCCTGAGCTGGG GTTTACCGCTTATCGTTATCTTCTTCTGGGGATGTGCCAAGTATTTCTACGAAGATGAAGG TTGCTGGGACACAAAGAGACTGGAATGGATATGGTGGATACTCCGAGTTCCGGTTCTTCTAACCCTATCG GTTAATCTGTTCTTCTTCTTGGGTATTTTGAGGATACTGGTGAGCAAACTCAGAATGCCAGACTCCCAGAGGAATGAATTCTGCCAGTACAA GAGGCTGATCAAGTCCACCTTTTTTCTGGTAGCTCTGTTTGGTCTTCACTACATCCTGTTTGTTGTCGTACCTGCTGAAATCAGCAGCTCCCTCAATAAGATACGGATGTTTGCAGAGCTggctctgtcctccactcag GGCTTCGTTGTCGCCATCCTCTACTGCTTCATGAACGGAGAG GTGCAGCAGGAGTTtaggaggaggtggagaaggTGGAAGCTCACTCAGCACCTGCCCAGTCGACCACGGCAGCATCACAACTCCATCAGCCACAGCGGCTCGGCCCACACGCAGGTCTCCCTGCTGCCCTGCTCTCCAGGAAGCCCGACGAACAGCAGCCTCCCTGCGGAGATGTGA